One segment of Leptodactylus fuscus isolate aLepFus1 chromosome 7, aLepFus1.hap2, whole genome shotgun sequence DNA contains the following:
- the LOC142214447 gene encoding taste receptor type 2 member 40-like: MDSTTDKVFLVILLLETIAGLFSSFSVIACLLKQFKRNNLTTYSKILIPLNMSNIFYTSVLSVNFILADFFVEVVINDFVYYTTMFITLYSITSSLWLSGGLCVFYFIKIMPSQPGILTTLKSWIGAVVWWFVVIAEVVALGGSFFSLLISNTQKNQRNSTSFQSVLMEEMKVQSTRFTNTILILNILPFLVIMMTTIGSAWFLKLYNCQIQKNLTTPGNTSVRDYESAIQTMIGLLVLYGSVFVCIIIFALNILPYKSLGYWICGMFLFSFPTVLSTLLFYKNPKLKESFKQMFIVYIKPQDSS; encoded by the coding sequence ATGGATTCTACTACTGATAAGGTTTTTCTGGTCATTTTACTTCTGGAAACCATTGCCGGGTTGTTCTCCAGCTTCTCTGTCATAGCTTGCCTTCTTAAACAATTTAAAAGAAATAATTTGACTACCTACAGCAAGATCCTGATCCCTCTGAACATGTCCAACATATTCTATACCTCTGTGTTATCTGTAAACTTTATTCTTGCTGATTTTTTTGTAGAAGTGGTTATCAATGATTTTGTATACTACACCACCATGTTTATCACCTTGTACAGCATTACATCCAGCTTGTGGCTCTCTGGTGGTCTTTGTGTTTTCTACTTCATAAAGATCATGCCTTCCCAGCCCGGAATCCTCACAACATTGAAGAGTTGGATTGGTGCGGTTGTCTGGTGGTTCGTTGTAATTGCAGAAGTTGTGGCACTTGGTGGCAGTTTCTTTTCACTGCTTATTTCCAATACACAGAAAAACCAAAGAAATTCAACATCATTTCAGTCTGTACTAATGGAAGAGATGAAAGTACAGAGTACGAGGTTCACAAACACTATCCTGATCCTCAACATTCTGCCATTCCTGGTAATCATGATGACCACCATTGGCAGCGCTTGGTTCCTCAAACTATACAACTGTCAGATTCAGAAGAACTTGACCACTCCAGGAAACACCAGTGTGAGAGATTATGAATCAGCCATTCAGACCATGATAGGGCTCCTGGTTTTGTATGGCTCAGTCTTTGTCTGTATCATCATTTTTGCTTTAAATATATTACCCTATAAATCCTTGGGATACTGGATATGCGGGATGTTTCTTTTCTCATTTCCAACAGTCCTGTCTACTTTGCTCTTCTACAAGAACCCTAAACTGAAGGAATCCTTTAAGCAAATGTTTATTGTGTATATAAAACCTCAGGACTCATCTTAG